Proteins from one Paraburkholderia acidisoli genomic window:
- a CDS encoding peptide MFS transporter, with translation MTTPAQPRPTQTRSFATVFLIEMWERFGYYGMAALLVLFMVNQVGFADRDANLTWGAFAALVYASPAIGGWVGDQILGARRSMLAGAVILAAGYLMLAIPDDSLNHMYASLGVIVVGNGLFKSNAANLVRRIYEGDDARLDSAFTIYYMAVNIGSTISILATPWIKDHWGWHAAFGVCCAGMVLGLLNFLLMRRTLAQIGSAPDERPLQWGRVALVAAGAIALGAATMFVLQHETLARDCVYAAGVAILAVFGWMLARCEHAERAGLIAALILTLQVILFFVFYQQMSTSLTLFALRNVDPQFALFGVNLFKWSAGQFQALNPIWIMVLSPILATLYTSLARRGRDVPVAAKYALGFAVVAAGFFVFAASGRYAVDGRVSSWFMVAGYGFYSLGELLVSGLGLAMVARYVPARMSGFMMGAYFVATGVSQYLGSVVANFAQMPSGTLDPLTSLPLYTRLFAGLGWLATGGVVVAVVLLPLMNRLSREHHEKRGEQASAAV, from the coding sequence ATGACTACGCCCGCTCAACCCCGGCCCACTCAGACGCGTTCGTTCGCAACCGTCTTCCTGATCGAAATGTGGGAGCGTTTCGGCTATTACGGCATGGCGGCGCTGCTCGTGCTGTTCATGGTCAACCAGGTCGGTTTCGCCGATCGCGACGCCAATCTCACATGGGGCGCATTCGCGGCGCTCGTCTACGCCTCGCCGGCCATCGGCGGCTGGGTGGGCGACCAGATTCTCGGCGCGCGGCGCTCGATGCTGGCGGGCGCCGTGATTCTCGCGGCCGGCTATCTGATGCTCGCGATCCCCGACGACAGCCTCAACCACATGTACGCCTCGCTCGGCGTGATCGTCGTCGGCAACGGGCTGTTCAAATCGAACGCCGCCAATCTCGTGCGTCGCATTTACGAAGGCGACGACGCGCGCCTCGACAGCGCGTTCACCATCTATTACATGGCCGTGAACATCGGCTCGACGATCTCGATTCTCGCGACGCCGTGGATCAAGGACCACTGGGGCTGGCACGCCGCGTTCGGCGTGTGTTGCGCGGGCATGGTGCTCGGCCTGCTCAACTTTCTGCTGATGCGCCGCACGCTCGCGCAGATCGGTTCCGCACCGGACGAGCGTCCGCTGCAGTGGGGCCGCGTCGCGCTCGTGGCGGCGGGCGCGATCGCCCTGGGCGCGGCAACGATGTTCGTGCTGCAGCACGAAACGCTCGCGCGCGATTGCGTCTACGCGGCGGGCGTGGCGATTCTCGCGGTGTTCGGCTGGATGCTCGCGCGCTGCGAGCACGCCGAGCGCGCGGGCCTGATCGCGGCGCTCATCCTCACCTTGCAGGTGATTCTGTTCTTCGTGTTCTATCAGCAGATGTCGACGTCGCTCACGCTGTTCGCGCTGCGCAACGTCGATCCGCAATTCGCGCTGTTCGGCGTGAATCTCTTCAAATGGAGCGCGGGCCAGTTCCAGGCGTTGAATCCCATCTGGATCATGGTGCTTTCGCCGATCCTCGCCACGCTCTACACCTCGCTCGCGCGACGCGGCCGTGACGTGCCCGTGGCCGCGAAATACGCACTCGGTTTCGCCGTGGTCGCGGCGGGCTTTTTCGTGTTCGCGGCGAGCGGGCGCTACGCGGTGGACGGCCGCGTGTCGTCGTGGTTCATGGTCGCGGGCTACGGCTTTTATTCGCTCGGCGAGCTGCTCGTGAGCGGGCTTGGCCTGGCGATGGTCGCGCGCTACGTGCCCGCGCGCATGAGCGGATTCATGATGGGCGCGTATTTCGTCGCCACGGGCGTGTCGCAGTATCTGGGCAGCGTGGTCGCCAATTTCGCGCAGATGCCTTCCGGCACGCTCGATCCGCTCACCTCGCTGCCGCTCTATACGCGCCTCTTCGCGGGGCTCGGCTGGCTCGCCACGGGCGGCGTGGTGGTGGCCGTCGTGCTGCTGCCGCTGATGAACCGTCTCTCGCGCGAGCATCACGAAAAGCGCGGCGAGCAGGCTTCGGCCGCCGTCTGA
- a CDS encoding DJ-1/PfpI family protein: MALQIGFLVFPGVQQLDLTGPYDVLASIPEARARLVWKTREPVLSSNGLAFTPDTTFDDCPPLDVICVPGGSGVGKLIPDDATLGFLRAQAQTARYLTSVCTGALVLGAAGLLRGKRATTHWRYHELLAPFGAIPVQDRVVRDGNLFTGGGVTAGIDFAFTLAAELIGADAAQALQLQLEYAPAPPFEAGDPATAPRAIVDQLRAQTAATFAEREKIVATAAARL, from the coding sequence ATGGCGCTGCAAATCGGCTTTCTCGTCTTTCCGGGCGTTCAGCAACTCGACCTCACGGGTCCGTACGACGTGCTCGCGTCGATCCCGGAGGCCCGCGCGCGGCTCGTCTGGAAGACGCGCGAACCCGTGCTGTCGAGCAACGGCCTCGCGTTCACGCCCGACACGACCTTCGACGATTGCCCGCCGCTCGACGTGATCTGCGTGCCGGGCGGCAGTGGCGTCGGCAAGCTGATTCCGGACGACGCCACGCTCGGCTTCCTGCGCGCGCAGGCGCAAACCGCGCGTTACCTCACCTCGGTCTGCACGGGCGCGCTCGTGCTGGGCGCGGCCGGCCTGCTGCGCGGCAAGCGCGCGACCACGCACTGGCGCTATCACGAACTGCTCGCGCCGTTCGGGGCCATTCCGGTGCAAGACCGCGTGGTGCGCGACGGCAATCTGTTCACGGGCGGCGGCGTCACGGCGGGCATCGACTTCGCGTTTACACTCGCGGCCGAACTGATCGGCGCGGACGCGGCCCAGGCGCTCCAGCTGCAACTCGAATATGCGCCGGCGCCGCCGTTCGAGGCGGGCGATCCGGCCACGGCGCCGCGCGCCATCGTCGACCAGTTGCGCGCGCAAACAGCGGCCACGTTCGCCGAACGCGAGAAGATCGTCGCTACGGCGGCGGCGCGGCTTTAA
- a CDS encoding 4-hydroxybenzoate 3-monooxygenase has protein sequence MRTQVGIIGAGPAGLLLSHLLHLRGIDSVVLEMRSREQIESTIRAGVLEQGTMDTLTEAGVGARMQAEGALHHGFELAFEGKRRRIDLTGLTGKAITVYAQHEVLKDLVAARVAAGGKLFFNVSNTSVHGIDTNAPSIRFEHDGAQHELHCDYVIGCDGSQGVSRAAIPAALRQDYERVFPFGWFGILVEAPPSSDELIYARHERGFALVSTRSPNVQRMYFQCDPKDHVDNWSDDRIWSELHARVDSHDGHHVVEGRIFQKNIVGMRSFVSATMQHGRLFLAGDAAHIVPPTGAKGLNLAVSDVRILTAALVAFYKEDRTDLLDAYTETALRRIWRAEHFSYWMTRMMHRLDDASPFEQRLQVAELEHVTTSRAAATAMAENYVGAVAV, from the coding sequence ATGCGCACCCAGGTTGGCATCATCGGCGCCGGGCCCGCGGGCCTGCTTCTTTCCCATCTTCTGCATCTGCGCGGCATCGACTCGGTCGTGCTCGAAATGCGCAGCCGCGAGCAGATCGAATCGACGATCCGCGCCGGCGTGCTCGAGCAAGGCACCATGGACACACTCACCGAAGCGGGCGTGGGCGCGCGCATGCAGGCCGAAGGCGCGCTGCATCACGGTTTCGAACTCGCGTTCGAAGGCAAGCGCCGCCGTATCGATCTCACGGGCCTCACGGGCAAGGCGATCACGGTCTACGCGCAGCACGAAGTGCTCAAGGACCTCGTGGCCGCGCGCGTGGCGGCCGGCGGCAAGCTGTTCTTCAACGTCTCGAACACCTCGGTGCACGGCATCGACACCAACGCGCCTTCCATCCGCTTCGAGCACGACGGCGCGCAGCACGAACTGCACTGCGATTACGTGATCGGCTGCGACGGCTCGCAAGGCGTCTCGCGCGCCGCGATTCCGGCCGCGCTGCGCCAGGACTACGAGCGCGTGTTCCCGTTCGGCTGGTTCGGCATTCTGGTGGAAGCGCCGCCTTCGTCGGACGAACTGATCTACGCGCGCCACGAACGCGGCTTCGCGCTCGTCAGCACGCGCTCGCCTAACGTGCAGCGCATGTATTTCCAGTGCGATCCGAAAGATCATGTCGACAACTGGTCCGACGACCGCATCTGGTCCGAACTGCACGCGCGCGTGGATTCGCACGACGGGCACCACGTGGTGGAAGGGCGCATTTTCCAGAAGAATATCGTCGGCATGCGCAGCTTCGTTTCGGCGACGATGCAGCACGGGCGCCTCTTCCTCGCGGGCGACGCCGCGCATATCGTGCCGCCCACCGGCGCGAAGGGCCTCAATCTCGCCGTGTCGGACGTGCGCATTCTCACGGCGGCGCTCGTGGCGTTCTACAAGGAAGATCGCACCGATCTGCTGGACGCCTACACGGAAACGGCGCTGCGCCGCATCTGGCGCGCCGAGCATTTCTCGTACTGGATGACGCGCATGATGCACCGTCTCGACGACGCCTCGCCGTTCGAGCAGCGCCTGCAAGTCGCGGAACTGGAGCACGTCACCACCTCGCGCGCCGCCGCCACGGCGATGGCCGAGAACTACGTGGGCGCGGTGGCCGTGTAA
- the pdxR gene encoding MocR-like pyridoxine biosynthesis transcription factor PdxR, translating to MELHVTVSGRRDLAGQIYRQLRDSIVDGRLAGGTRLPSTRDLAQQLGVSRKTTLDVFERLLAEGYLESRRGSGTFVADTLERLPARERAHPNSQIDTALRVESPARGAHATPWWQAQAAEPVPLPRVDARLACDFAGGVTDKSRFPFDVWRRCINDALRVQARGYGTYRNPSGEEKLRLAVSRYLAFNRAVQSNWDEVIVTQGAQQALDLLARVTLAPGDVVAVEEPGYPPARDIFAALGATIVPVPVDREGLVVEQLPQAAKLVYVTPSHQFPLGMPMSLARRVALLEWAQARGALVIEDDYDCEYRFEGRSMEPLKCLDHAGLVAYVGTFSKTIFPELRVGYLVPPAALAGPLARARQIGDNHGCVLTQTALADFMLNGHFARHLRRMHQTYAARRDVLLAHLRGPLAPWLEAITPSTAGLHLAARLVAPIDEAALVAAARKASIGLHPLTPFHLKTPAQKGFLFGYGAVEAERIEAALTSLAALLRTL from the coding sequence ATGGAACTCCACGTCACCGTGTCGGGCCGTCGCGATCTCGCCGGCCAGATCTATCGTCAACTGCGCGACAGCATCGTGGACGGCCGCCTCGCGGGCGGTACGCGCCTGCCTTCCACGCGCGACCTCGCGCAGCAACTGGGCGTCTCGCGCAAGACCACGCTCGACGTTTTCGAACGCCTGCTCGCCGAGGGCTATCTGGAGTCGCGGCGCGGCTCGGGCACCTTCGTCGCCGACACGCTCGAACGCCTGCCCGCGCGCGAGCGTGCGCATCCGAATTCGCAGATCGACACGGCCTTGCGGGTCGAGTCGCCCGCGCGCGGCGCTCACGCGACGCCGTGGTGGCAGGCGCAGGCCGCCGAGCCGGTGCCGCTGCCGCGCGTGGATGCGCGTCTCGCGTGCGATTTCGCGGGCGGCGTGACCGACAAATCGCGCTTTCCCTTCGACGTCTGGCGGCGCTGTATCAACGACGCGCTGCGCGTACAGGCGCGCGGCTACGGCACGTATCGCAATCCGTCGGGCGAGGAAAAGCTGCGCCTCGCGGTGTCGCGTTATCTGGCGTTCAACCGCGCCGTGCAGAGCAACTGGGACGAGGTGATCGTCACGCAGGGCGCGCAGCAGGCGCTCGATCTGCTCGCGCGCGTGACGCTCGCGCCCGGCGACGTGGTGGCCGTGGAGGAGCCCGGTTATCCGCCCGCGCGTGACATCTTCGCGGCGCTCGGCGCGACAATCGTGCCCGTGCCGGTGGACCGCGAAGGGCTCGTGGTCGAGCAACTGCCGCAAGCCGCGAAGCTGGTTTACGTGACGCCTTCGCATCAGTTTCCGCTTGGCATGCCGATGAGTCTCGCGCGCCGCGTCGCGCTGCTCGAATGGGCGCAGGCGCGCGGCGCGCTCGTGATCGAGGACGACTACGATTGCGAATACCGTTTCGAGGGGCGCTCCATGGAGCCGCTCAAATGCCTCGATCATGCGGGCCTGGTGGCTTACGTCGGCACGTTTTCGAAGACCATCTTCCCGGAACTGCGCGTGGGCTACCTCGTGCCGCCGGCCGCGCTGGCCGGGCCGCTCGCCCGCGCGCGGCAGATCGGCGACAACCACGGTTGCGTGCTCACCCAGACGGCGCTCGCCGATTTCATGCTCAATGGCCACTTCGCGCGGCATCTGCGGCGCATGCACCAAACCTATGCGGCGCGCCGCGACGTGCTGCTCGCGCATCTGCGCGGACCGCTCGCGCCGTGGCTCGAAGCGATCACGCCGAGCACGGCGGGCCTGCACCTTGCGGCGCGACTGGTGGCGCCGATCGATGAAGCCGCGCTCGTCGCGGCGGCGCGCAAGGCGTCGATCGGCTTGCATCCGCTTACGCCGTTTCATCTGAAAACGCCTGCGCAGAAGGGGTTTCTGTTCGGCTACGGCGCGGTGGAAGCGGAGCGCATCGAGGCGGCGCTGACCTCGCTCGCCGCATTGCTGCGCACGCTTTGA
- a CDS encoding LysR substrate-binding domain-containing protein: protein MLATDLSLRQIEAFRALMQWRTVTRAASSLGVSQPAVSRLLADFEQNLGLALFERRSGRLVPTAQAHALHGEVERAFVGFERVALAAEQIRSQRRGVMRVAASVELCAEFVPGLAAAFAREHEGVDIELGTGEAAEIAERVTARQCDLGIVAQAVAHPGARVEVIGEWPLRCIVPRGHRLARKRVIDVADCAGERFVSLPLGSEVRARIDRVFAEHGVARELSVQAPLAQSVVAMVEAGMGIALIDAVSASSSATQAGGRVSVKRFAPALTTSIYTIRGAQGAAPLAEAFARHAAAAATRLR from the coding sequence ATGCTTGCGACGGATCTCAGCTTGCGACAGATCGAGGCGTTTCGCGCGCTGATGCAATGGCGCACGGTCACGCGCGCGGCGTCGTCGCTCGGTGTCTCGCAGCCCGCCGTGAGCCGCCTGCTCGCCGACTTCGAACAGAACCTCGGGCTCGCGCTGTTCGAGCGCCGCAGCGGCCGTCTCGTGCCAACGGCCCAGGCGCATGCGCTGCACGGCGAGGTCGAGCGCGCGTTCGTCGGCTTCGAGCGCGTGGCGCTGGCGGCCGAGCAGATTCGCTCGCAGCGTCGCGGGGTGATGCGCGTGGCAGCGAGTGTCGAGCTTTGCGCGGAGTTCGTGCCGGGCCTTGCCGCGGCGTTCGCGCGCGAGCATGAGGGCGTCGATATCGAACTGGGCACGGGCGAGGCGGCGGAGATTGCGGAGCGTGTGACGGCGCGGCAATGCGATCTCGGTATCGTGGCGCAGGCGGTCGCGCATCCGGGCGCGCGCGTCGAGGTCATCGGCGAATGGCCGTTGCGCTGCATCGTGCCGCGCGGTCATCGGCTCGCGCGCAAACGCGTGATCGACGTTGCCGATTGCGCCGGCGAACGCTTCGTCTCGTTGCCGCTTGGGAGCGAGGTGCGCGCGCGCATCGACCGCGTGTTCGCGGAGCATGGCGTAGCGCGCGAATTGAGCGTGCAGGCGCCGCTCGCGCAGTCCGTGGTGGCGATGGTGGAGGCGGGCATGGGGATCGCGCTGATCGACGCCGTGAGCGCGTCGTCGAGCGCCACGCAAGCCGGCGGTCGCGTGAGCGTGAAGCGCTTCGCGCCTGCGCTCACGACGTCGATTTACACCATACGCGGCGCGCAAGGAGCGGCGCCGCTCGCCGAGGCCTTCGCGCGGCATGCGGCCGCAGCGGCGACGCGATTGCGCTGA
- a CDS encoding carboxymuconolactone decarboxylase family protein, protein MEQRLDFYKVCPEGTKAMIALEERVSKSAIEKPLAELVRLRASQINGCAFCVDMHTTDARKGGETERRLATVSVWRETPFFTERERAALEWTESVTLLAQTHVPDDVWERVKPHFSEQEIADLTMLIIAINGWNRIAVTFRKTPA, encoded by the coding sequence ATGGAACAGCGTCTGGACTTCTACAAGGTCTGCCCCGAAGGCACCAAAGCGATGATTGCGCTCGAAGAACGGGTGAGCAAAAGTGCGATCGAAAAGCCGCTCGCCGAACTCGTGCGCCTGCGCGCCTCGCAGATCAACGGCTGCGCCTTCTGCGTGGACATGCACACGACCGACGCGCGCAAGGGCGGCGAAACCGAGCGGCGGCTCGCCACGGTGAGCGTCTGGCGCGAAACGCCGTTCTTCACCGAGCGCGAACGCGCGGCGCTCGAATGGACGGAGTCGGTCACGCTGCTCGCGCAGACCCACGTGCCCGACGACGTTTGGGAACGCGTGAAGCCGCACTTCAGCGAGCAGGAGATCGCCGATCTCACGATGCTGATCATCGCGATCAACGGCTGGAACCGCATCGCCGTGACGTTCCGTAAAACGCCGGCTTGA
- a CDS encoding YihY/virulence factor BrkB family protein, with amino-acid sequence MSTLSSERLQSAARKEASWVVGALRQFIADRCPSLAASIAFYSAFSLAPTLVMVIAVAGWFFGAEAARGELFRQVHNVLGDDAAAGITTIVQNAHRSGDAGGIAAIISLVMLAVGASATFSSLNSALNLVWPLEGPRASSVMALVRVRLISFGLVLGVAFLLIVSLVLDTAITFVGNWIWGNSPYVIIGNLLQLGVGLLVLAVAFGALLKFLPDAPVHWRDALVGGIVAAVLFSAGKKLFALYLAHAGMATAFGAAGSLAVLLMWLYFSAAVLLLGAEFAAARGRQQDPRGAWGFLEETPPGSRAKLASVLAASTIAPLHEARRSPGVSGNGANAIDPAAPAPAAAPIGNSAKPIAAVPPAYTAELAEGNSALSETPVGAIGLASAHEGAFGRRKTGLQIRRSVVRMEDSATYAAARTLVRAGRGVAAADRYVKQHPWGSVLVVASAALAMTAAAGRRQIQESNPLAHAAKGRDKASR; translated from the coding sequence ATGTCGACACTGTCATCGGAACGCCTGCAATCGGCCGCACGCAAGGAAGCGTCGTGGGTGGTCGGCGCGTTGCGCCAGTTCATCGCCGACCGCTGCCCGTCGCTCGCGGCCAGCATCGCCTTCTATTCCGCGTTTTCGCTCGCGCCCACGCTCGTGATGGTGATCGCGGTGGCCGGCTGGTTCTTCGGCGCCGAAGCCGCGCGCGGCGAGCTGTTCCGCCAGGTGCACAACGTGCTCGGCGACGACGCCGCCGCCGGCATCACCACGATCGTGCAGAACGCGCACCGCTCCGGCGATGCAGGCGGCATCGCCGCGATCATCTCGCTCGTGATGCTGGCCGTGGGCGCGTCCGCCACGTTCTCCTCGCTGAACTCGGCGCTCAATCTGGTGTGGCCGCTCGAGGGTCCGCGCGCCTCCAGCGTGATGGCGCTCGTGCGGGTGCGGCTGATTTCGTTCGGCCTCGTGCTCGGCGTGGCCTTCCTGCTGATCGTGTCGCTCGTGCTCGATACGGCGATCACGTTCGTCGGCAACTGGATCTGGGGCAATTCGCCCTACGTGATCATCGGCAATCTGCTGCAACTGGGCGTCGGGTTGCTGGTGCTGGCCGTCGCGTTCGGCGCGCTGCTCAAGTTCCTGCCCGACGCGCCCGTGCACTGGCGCGACGCGCTCGTGGGCGGCATCGTCGCGGCGGTGCTGTTTTCGGCGGGCAAGAAGCTGTTCGCGCTCTATCTCGCGCACGCGGGCATGGCAACGGCGTTCGGCGCCGCGGGCTCGCTGGCCGTGCTGCTGATGTGGCTCTATTTTTCGGCAGCGGTGTTGCTGCTCGGCGCGGAATTCGCCGCGGCGCGCGGGCGTCAGCAGGATCCGCGCGGCGCATGGGGTTTCCTCGAGGAAACTCCGCCCGGCAGCCGCGCCAAGCTCGCCTCGGTTCTCGCGGCCTCGACCATCGCGCCGCTGCATGAAGCGCGCCGCTCGCCCGGCGTGTCCGGCAATGGCGCGAACGCCATTGACCCGGCTGCACCGGCGCCCGCCGCCGCGCCGATCGGAAACTCCGCCAAACCCATAGCTGCCGTGCCTCCGGCCTATACCGCGGAGCTTGCCGAGGGAAATTCGGCACTATCGGAAACTCCAGTCGGCGCGATCGGGCTGGCCAGCGCCCATGAAGGCGCATTCGGACGACGCAAAACCGGCCTCCAGATCCGCCGTTCGGTGGTGCGCATGGAAGACAGCGCGACTTATGCGGCCGCTCGCACGCTCGTGCGCGCGGGGCGTGGCGTGGCCGCCGCCGACCGCTACGTGAAGCAACATCCGTGGGGTTCGGTGCTCGTCGTGGCGAGCGCGGCACTCGCGATGACGGCCGCCGCGGGACGTCGACAAATACAGGAATCCAACCCGCTCGCGCATGCCGCCAAAGGCCGCGATAAAGCAAGTCGTTAG
- a CDS encoding HU family DNA-binding protein, whose protein sequence is MPTSAKKVAKKAAAPAKKVVAKKAPAKTAAVKKVAVKAAAGAPSPIKDTFTKASLAAHVAERAGVEPKAAKAVLAALEDTILGSVHKKGAGEFTLSGLLKIVVQAVPAKKKRFGKDPFTGEERWFPAKPASVRIKARALKKLKDAAAG, encoded by the coding sequence ATGCCGACTTCCGCAAAGAAAGTGGCCAAAAAGGCAGCTGCCCCGGCCAAGAAGGTTGTTGCAAAGAAAGCGCCGGCAAAGACGGCCGCAGTTAAGAAGGTCGCCGTGAAGGCGGCTGCTGGCGCACCGTCGCCGATCAAGGACACCTTCACGAAGGCCTCGCTGGCTGCACACGTCGCTGAACGCGCTGGCGTCGAGCCGAAGGCTGCCAAGGCCGTGCTCGCCGCGCTGGAAGACACGATCCTCGGTTCGGTCCACAAGAAGGGCGCTGGCGAATTCACGCTGTCGGGTCTTCTGAAGATCGTCGTGCAAGCTGTGCCGGCAAAGAAGAAGCGTTTCGGCAAGGACCCGTTCACCGGCGAAGAGCGCTGGTTCCCGGCCAAGCCCGCTTCGGTTCGCATCAAGGCACGCGCACTGAAGAAGCTGAAGGACGCAGCAGCAGGCTAA
- a CDS encoding DUF4148 domain-containing protein: MRSTISKLTLAAATAAFLLGAAAPSFAQTDASAPGAADTAASQPLTKAQKKAQAKAARKADRKAARAKNRAELKKLEDNGYQPAQNDPNYPQNLQNAQKKANAAAGASQ, encoded by the coding sequence ATGCGTTCCACGATCAGCAAGCTCACTCTCGCCGCGGCCACCGCCGCTTTCCTGCTCGGCGCCGCCGCGCCGTCGTTCGCGCAAACGGACGCCAGCGCGCCGGGCGCCGCCGACACCGCCGCTTCGCAGCCGCTCACCAAGGCGCAGAAGAAAGCGCAGGCCAAGGCGGCGCGCAAAGCCGACCGCAAGGCGGCCCGCGCGAAGAACCGCGCCGAGCTGAAGAAGCTCGAAGACAACGGCTATCAGCCCGCGCAGAACGACCCGAACTACCCGCAGAACCTGCAGAACGCGCAAAAGAAGGCCAACGCCGCCGCTGGCGCGAGCCAGTAA
- a CDS encoding porin yields MKRVALSTLSLALLASAGAAHAQSSVTLYGVIDESIQWAHNVDTAGQNKNLVGLVGGNLSGDRWGLKGTEDLGGGLKAIFQLENGFNLNNGKLGSYNGNTALFGRQAFVGLAHDQFGTVTLGRQYDPLVDLVQPLTGDNYFGSTFATPGDIDNNDNSSRTNNAIKYTSPVLSGFQFEGMYALGGVAGSTGSGQSWGAAATYGIGSFNAAAGYFRMDNSSNPANRLTANGGWASTATSDNVFQDGTVITEQFASAKSVGIASVAGQYVAGPFTLGLRYSNVQVKPDGYSTFQSTERYNVGGAFLGYQLNPALLLGLGYIYTHAAGDTSSSYHQVSLGADYNLSKRTDLYAVAAYQHANGTQPGQPGTSATASIGSYGYNSASSSQELVSLGIRHKF; encoded by the coding sequence ATGAAACGAGTCGCACTATCGACCCTCTCGCTGGCCCTGCTGGCTTCCGCCGGTGCCGCGCACGCTCAAAGCAGCGTGACGCTCTATGGCGTGATCGACGAATCGATCCAATGGGCACACAACGTGGATACGGCCGGTCAGAACAAGAATCTGGTGGGTCTGGTTGGCGGCAACCTGTCGGGCGACCGTTGGGGCCTGAAGGGCACGGAAGATCTGGGCGGCGGCCTGAAGGCAATTTTCCAATTGGAAAACGGCTTCAACCTGAACAACGGCAAGCTGGGTAGCTACAACGGCAACACGGCGCTGTTCGGCCGTCAGGCATTCGTGGGTCTGGCGCACGACCAGTTCGGTACGGTCACGCTCGGCCGCCAGTACGACCCGCTGGTCGACCTGGTTCAGCCGCTGACGGGCGACAACTACTTCGGTAGCACGTTCGCAACGCCGGGCGACATCGACAATAACGACAACAGCTCGCGTACCAACAACGCCATCAAGTACACGTCGCCGGTTCTGAGCGGCTTCCAGTTCGAAGGCATGTACGCACTGGGCGGCGTGGCTGGCTCGACCGGTTCGGGTCAAAGCTGGGGCGCAGCGGCAACGTACGGCATCGGCTCGTTCAACGCCGCAGCCGGCTACTTCCGCATGGACAACTCGTCAAACCCGGCTAACCGCCTGACGGCGAACGGCGGCTGGGCTTCGACGGCAACGTCGGACAACGTGTTCCAGGACGGCACGGTCATCACCGAGCAATTCGCTTCGGCGAAGTCGGTTGGCATCGCTTCGGTTGCTGGCCAGTATGTTGCCGGTCCGTTCACGCTCGGCCTGCGTTACAGCAACGTGCAAGTCAAGCCGGACGGCTACTCGACGTTCCAGTCGACCGAGCGTTACAACGTCGGCGGCGCGTTCCTCGGCTATCAGCTGAACCCGGCCCTGCTGCTCGGCCTCGGCTACATCTACACGCACGCTGCCGGCGACACGTCGAGCTCGTACCACCAGGTTTCGCTGGGTGCGGACTACAACCTGTCGAAGCGCACGGACCTGTACGCGGTTGCGGCTTACCAGCACGCCAACGGCACGCAACCGGGCCAACCGGGCACGAGCGCTACGGCGTCGATCGGCTCGTACGGCTACAACTCGGCTTCGAGCTCGCAAGAACTCGTCAGCCTCGGCATCCGTCACAAGTTCTAA
- a CDS encoding Ldh family oxidoreductase, with protein sequence MQVSIDDARRFATAALTKLSVPEDIAADVADHLIESDRAGYASHGLSILPNYRRVMAEGFVVADGRAELAVDRGSLIAFDGHSGFGQHVGKVVVEHAIARAREHGQCIVTLRNSHHLGRMGHYGEMVAAQGYVLLAFTNVTNRPPMVAPFGGRAPRLTTNPLCFAGPLPGGRAPFVVDIATSAIAMNKARVLAENGQTAPANALIDAHGEPTTDPNALFTDPPGALLPFGAHKGYALALVAELLAGVLSGGGTIHEKNPANGVATNNLFALVLDPQVDFNATWRSQEVENFLNYLLSCPPQDPQHPVQYPGQYEAENRARHERTIDLPDSVKKPFADLASELHIAPLSA encoded by the coding sequence ATGCAAGTGTCCATCGACGACGCGCGCCGTTTCGCCACGGCCGCGCTCACGAAACTCTCGGTGCCCGAGGACATTGCCGCCGACGTCGCCGATCACCTGATCGAATCGGACCGCGCGGGCTACGCGAGCCACGGTTTGTCGATCCTGCCGAACTACCGCCGCGTGATGGCCGAGGGCTTCGTGGTCGCCGACGGCCGCGCCGAACTCGCCGTCGATCGCGGCAGCCTGATCGCCTTCGACGGCCACAGCGGCTTCGGCCAGCATGTCGGCAAGGTCGTGGTCGAGCACGCCATCGCGCGCGCCCGCGAACACGGGCAATGCATCGTCACGCTGCGCAACAGCCATCATCTCGGCCGCATGGGTCATTACGGCGAGATGGTCGCCGCGCAAGGCTACGTGCTGCTCGCGTTCACCAACGTCACCAACCGTCCGCCGATGGTGGCGCCGTTCGGCGGCCGCGCGCCGCGCCTCACGACCAATCCGCTGTGCTTCGCGGGACCGTTGCCGGGCGGCCGGGCGCCGTTCGTCGTCGATATCGCCACCAGCGCGATCGCCATGAACAAGGCACGCGTGCTCGCCGAAAACGGTCAGACCGCACCGGCCAACGCGCTGATCGACGCGCACGGCGAGCCCACGACCGACCCGAACGCGCTGTTCACCGACCCGCCCGGCGCGCTGCTGCCGTTCGGCGCGCACAAGGGTTACGCGCTCGCGCTGGTGGCCGAACTGCTCGCGGGCGTGCTCTCGGGCGGCGGCACCATCCACGAAAAGAATCCGGCCAACGGCGTGGCCACCAATAATCTGTTCGCGCTCGTGCTCGATCCGCAGGTCGATTTCAACGCCACGTGGCGCTCGCAGGAAGTCGAGAACTTCCTGAACTATCTGCTCAGTTGCCCACCGCAGGACCCGCAACATCCCGTGCAATACCCCGGCCAGTACGAAGCCGAAAACCGCGCGCGCCACGAACGCACGATCGACTTGCCCGACTCCGTGAAAAAGCCGTTCGCCGATCTCGCGAGCGAATTGCATATCGCGCCACTGAGCGCATGA